The proteins below are encoded in one region of Juglans microcarpa x Juglans regia isolate MS1-56 chromosome 4D, Jm3101_v1.0, whole genome shotgun sequence:
- the LOC121260093 gene encoding LOW QUALITY PROTEIN: uncharacterized protein LOC121260093 (The sequence of the model RefSeq protein was modified relative to this genomic sequence to represent the inferred CDS: inserted 2 bases in 2 codons), which translates to MSAQNPTKWRFTWEAQSHVPILRLFIFDSYTNPSTQCHNLKVHLNLSKSLVLVSFFEDLEVSLXVPTPRVLIDSESPVSFRALDDHIEVKLVLLLPVDHPIVTSFDSVFNLSQGNEILVLGSDLKILCSGGGVHFYCRSCSFKLTKNHFRNFVEMPSVDWRRXADNWFGTCCCSFGGVSEKLVTRYANAYTCVEGTCQLNSTTITISKNDLVEWKFPDWVGCQRNSSGPDFKHDDGFSEAILDSGSECAGIKPVMIPVRKCVLLKENQGSCIMRMKMLLQNSNVELMRKETNDDASFLLFARTTKVAHLMCLRLRRSVKIRKFAQWLFLGIYSLVRSFNQSADIEWIEYVCPHCSSLLGAYPCGNGFGPIDLGVRLFKCYISTCLPVGGSGDSIQVSMKYTLERMFTNQLLESAKDESSYRTVVRDVKTKSPLLQIVLLNPNSWCFTGYCLGADENTGSVLNINLQPVIKVLFSDCNNSSESKLRMIEDWETKNLADEVFMLTRQIKELIKALVSRKDILPPSFSCLQGLSLSSMQR; encoded by the exons ATGTCGGCCCAGAACCCTACGAAATGGCGGTTCACATGGGAAGCTCAATCTCACGTCCCAATCCTTCGGTTATTCATCTTCGATTCGTACACTAATCCTTCAACTCAGTGCCATAATCTCAAGGTCCATCTAAATCTCTCTAAATCTCTGGTACTCGTTAGCTTCTTCGAAGACCTTGAAGTCTCGC AGGTTCCGACTCCTAGGGTTTTGATCGACTCCGAATCTCCGGTGAGTTTCCGAGCCTTAGATGATCACATTGAGGTCAAGCTTGTCCTACTTCTTCCAGTGGATCATCCAATCGTTACGAGCTTCGACTCCGTGTTCAATTTGTCCCAAGGCAACGAAATTCTCGTTCT tggttcAGATCTGAAGATTCTGTGTTCTGGTGGAGGAGTTCATTTTTACTGTAGAAGTTGCTCGTTTAAGCTGACAAAAAATCATTTCAG AAATTTTGTTGAAATGCCGTCAGTCGATTGGAGGA TGGCTGATAACTGGTTTGGGACTTGCTGTTGTTCCTTTGGAGGTGTAAGTGAGAAGTTGGTGACTAGGTATGCAAATGCCTACACATGTGTTGAGGGTACTTGCCAATTGAATTCAACAACCATTACCATTTCCAAGAATGATCTTGTGGAATGGAAATTCCCTGATTGGGTTGGATGCCAGCGTAATTCTTCTGGACCAGATTTCAAACATGATGATGGATTCAGTGAAGCTATTCTAGATTCTGGAAGTGAGTGTGCAGGAATCAAACCTGTGATGATTCCAGTGAGGAAATGTGTGCTTCTAAAGGAAAACCAAGGTTCATGCATTATGAGAATGAAAATGTtgcttcaaaattcaaatgtggAGTTAATGAGGAAGGAAACTAATGATGATGCTTCCTTTTTATTGTTTGCCAGAACC ACGAAGGTTGCACACCTCATGTGTTTGAGACTAAGGAGATCAGTGAAAATCAGAAAGTTTGCTCAATGGCTTTTCTTGGGAATATATTCATTGGTTAGATCCTTCAATCAGTCGGCTGATATTGAGTGGATTGAATATGTTTGTCCTCATTGTTCATCTCTTCTTGGAGCTTACCCTTGTGGAAATGGCTTTGGGCCTATAGATCTTGGAGTTCGGTTATTTAAATGTTACATTTCCACTTGTTTGCCAGTTGGGGGATCGGGAGATTCAATTCAGGTATCCAT GAAGTATACCTTGGAAAGAATGTTTACAAATCAACTACTGGAAAGTGCAAAGGATGAATCATCATATCGGACTGTGGTCAGGGATGTGAAAACAAAATCCCCCTTGCTGCAAATCGTTCTTCTGAATCCAAATTCTTGGTGCTTTACTGGTTACTGTTTGGGTGCAGACGAGAACACCGGATCAGTTTTGAATATAAATCTGCAGCCTGTTATCAAAGTGCTATTTTCTGACTGCAACAACAGTTCAGAATCCAAATTGAG GATGATAGAAGACTGGGAAACAAAGAATTTAGCTGATGAAGTTTTCATGTTGACACGTCAAATAAAAGAATTGATTAAAGCCCTGGTTTCGAGAAAGGATATACTTCCACCCTCATTTTCTTGCCTTCAAGGTTTATCTTTGTCATCTATGCAGAGGTAA